The Musa acuminata AAA Group cultivar baxijiao chromosome BXJ2-2, Cavendish_Baxijiao_AAA, whole genome shotgun sequence genome contains the following window.
CTAAGAAAATGTCTGGACTATCTTAGAATATTTTCTCACATGTTATCCTTGAATAGTACCTCCCTTTATATACTTGCCAATCcaaataatttcttttttttttctctctctctctctaacactaACTTTTAATCTAAACATGTTAATCTCTTCTATACGAATTTTTTTAGTATGTCATTTCTTAACTACTTAGTATTATGAATAAAAGAAAGATCTAACCTTACATGTATCCTactacctttttttttctttttcttttttttttctgtttttgaaAAACCTAAAGGTACTTTGCGGACAAAATCATTGTAAAAAACCCATATAAATTTATGAACGATTGACTCTGCAATTTCCCTTTGTTGCTGATGGATGTcaaaataatctaaaatttttggccatctaatttgaattttatattatatagctTTCATTTTGTCGCTTTGCTAAAGTCACAATTCATTTCCAAGCAAATCAATCAGGAACCCAGGACAAACAAAAGCTCCGAAAATTTTGTCTGTAATAGATCGAAAAGACAACAAGAATCATCTCGAGAGATCACCTCACCAAAGTAATCGAGACGAGGTTTTTCCGGAAAGAATCAGTCTTGTGGAGCCAAACAATGCCCAGTAAAATCACCTATGACCCTGAGATCCACCTCCCAAACCCCAAAACCATGCAGATTCAAGACGCCAGAAACACCAAGAACCAGCACCTTCCGAAAGCCAACACATGCAACACCCGAATCCTTATCTCACGAGACCCCCTGGGTACCCAAATCAAGGAAGCCAAACCAAAGGGGGGATCGTGGCGGATGGAAGAAGAAAAGACCTCAAGGAATGACAAATCAGGAAATGGTTACCTGGACGAACAACGAAGGGAAGAAGAACCTCTCAGCAGGGACAAGGGAGGGTCAtgtctccttttcttcttcttcttcttcttcttctctttcttcacgCTACACAGCAAGGAAACATAAATGGAGTTCTTCTTCTGTTGCCAAACGTGCTACTCCGTCTCCATCATCGGTAGTCCTTTTCGACCATTTCCCTCAGCAGGAAACAAGAAAAAGTCTCTCCGCCTCCCATCACCTGCACGCTACTCTCCGTCCCTCACTGTTCGCCTCGGTGGGCGATTGCTAAATTACCGTGAGTAAACGCCGTATCTGCAGCAACATCATAGGGTGACACGCGTCTACTGCCATCAGTCGCCACACGTCGACAGAATCTAATGACTCGATCCGGCAGCCACTTTATTGCTGCGATAATTAGATGGACCCGAACGCGACCCGACCCACCAACGGACCAAAACGTGGCAGTTACAGCCACGCGATGCGCTGGGTTCTTGTGATCGAACGTAAGGGTCCCTCCACCGGGTCCCACGTGGTTCTTGTCAAGCCACCGCAGATGGGTAGCCGACGGGGGTACGACGATTTGATTTTTAAATTTCTTCTAAATTTAAGCAAAATCATTTTttgataatcatatatatatatatatatatgtataaataaaaaaagaaaaagaaataataagaTATTAGAACAAGACATGGGAAAGCTTGGTCTACTTTTGTTTTGCTCTTCTGATTCGAGATCCCCCCTCCCTGTCTTCTAGCAGAGATGGGTAGGTAGCAGAGAGAGCACAGAGAGGAACTTGTGTAGGAGGAAGTTGCACAGCCTTTGCTTGTTATATTCAACCTTTGATGAGATACAAAAGTTCTATTTTGTTTCTAATTAGTTGATAATTAAAGAAAATCTTATGATAATGATATTCTATGTCAGAGTCACAAATGTAATGAAAAACATTTCTGAAGTCAAGTAGGACAGAGTTGCTGAACATTGTTTGTTTCTTGTTGATCTCAATTTTGGTTCATGAACAAACGTAAAACTAAAGCCATATAGCCTTTTGGAAGAGGCGAAGTATGTGGTGAACAAGAGACACGAGACACGGCATCACTCCAAGCGTAGAAGCCAAAATGGAGTGAAGGAGCAATCATTGCTTGCCGTGGTGGAGTTGTGACCGTAAGGAACGTTTGATTCGAACTGGTGGGGGTGTAGAAATTGGATGGGTTCTCAATCGTAAGACAAGAaagcattgattgattgattgatatcGAGGGCGTTCATGTCAACATGGTGGAGAAGTAGTAACTCATCAGCTTGAGGGAAGCCGGTATCCACCAGTAGAAAGAAACGCATGCACATTACTGATCTCATTTACACTGTAAAAGCCTAATGGCaagcaggcaggcaggcaggcagtcAGGAAAAGAACCTTCTTTTTTCTGCTACATCTTAATGGAAAGCTTTGCCCAGATCATTGAAAGCTAATGATGTTGATGataagaacaacaacaacaacaacaacaacagtaatTATGTTGGATAAAACTTTTTGTATGTATAATTAATTCAGGGGGCTTTCGTCATTGTTCTGAAAAAGAAAACCATATTTTTTTTCTAGGAAAAAGATTAACAAGATAGGTAGGAAGGAATTCAGTGCCCTTTGGTTTACTTGTTCCATTTTGATAAACACAGTCCCATCTCATTAATACTATGAATCTAAGTTCAATGGAGAATTTGGATCTCCACCTGTGAGTAGATTCTCCAATTTGTCTGCTTAGTTGACCTCCTGAAACAATAGAAAGTATGCTCCTTGATGATGTTCTAATATTCTCATTAACTGGAGCATACTTTAGATGGGTGGGAATTTGTGGCGATTCCACTCTTTATCTAATTAAACAGATGCGACTGTGATTATGAAGCAAGCCATTGCAGCTCGATCCTTCCCCTAAAACTTCCATACTCTCTCACTTTGTCTCAAACTTCAGTCTCAGTATGGTCTAAAGAACACAACAACTGTGTGGAAACACACAGTGCCAACAGTCGATGGTCTCAGAAATCTTTCATTGCAGATCAATGATTGGCCACACAGTGTTGGTGCTTGTTTCTTGTACAGCTGTGTGCTCTACTATAGCATCCACATGGTGAATGAGCAAGGAAGCTCTTAGGTAAAGGGCCAACATCATCTGCTTGATCTTTACCCAAGTATAGTATCTTATTATCCTCACCTGTCCCCAGCAACACCATCTTCTAGAGAGAGGTAGGTGCAAGCTTTGCCTTGCAACTTGGTCTTGAAGATTCAAGAAGATTGATCAGGCCATTTCTTTCTATGATCTATTTGAACATATGAAATGACTCCCTGTTATGATAGGTCAATGTCTAATCTTTTTGTGCTCATGCCAAGTCCTCATGCTTGCATGATTCAACAATCTAATCTTCTCCTGCTTTTGTTTGAGAAGAAGAGTGGCATCAATGATGGACATTGCCAGGACTTTTGGAGGTCTTCTTCCATGGATAAAAAGCACCAAACATGGCGGTGAATCATGTAGTCGTGATGGGTTTTCTCAGGTACACAACAAGCCAGTCCTCTACAATAAATAAAAAGCATGTGGTCCATTCTAAACCTGTCAATTAGCTTTAATTAGGACCCAACATGATTAGGTCCCTCCCTTTTGAGCAATAATTAGGTCAAAGTGAAATACCATAACTAAACCTAATCCCATGATTCTTTTATTTAGGTTTGCACATATGCAATATTGATATAAGCATATTTGTTATTTCTCAAAATCCATCCATTAATTTGAATTAGAATTTTCATCATTACCATACCACCATTCCTATCTTGTATTTCATCATTATTGTTCTACCATTATTATTACCCTATAATAATGGTGAAAATTATAATTAGCCTATAAAAGAATCTATCATTTGGTAGTCCATTGCTTGTGCTCTTTGAGGAAAAAAAAGAATTCCTGAATCATTGATTTATGTGcaagaaaaataacatgaatcattATCTTAATCTCACATATCATCCTAACATTTATATTTCAGAACAACATCAAGAAGGGAAAAAAATTGCTTCATAAATAATCGATTTGAGAAAAAGGAAAAGGTCTATTCATTTTCTTTAATGAAATGCTcatagtaaaagaaaagaaaaaggaaattaaagTTGCTTGGAGGTGTCTATTGTTGTGATGATGATGGTGCTTAGACCACAGAAATTTCCTCTGCATTGTATCTTGCCAACAATGTTTTCATATAAGCTGACCAATTAATAATAATAGTCTAGTCTTGTCTGCCTTCGATTAGAATATTTATTCCAGTCATTGCATGAAGGACCAAAAGAAGAACATATTCTCTCTCTTTTCAAAAGGAACAAGGAACATATTCTCTTAGGGTATTAGTATTGAGATTAGCCAGCCATACAACCCAAATGTTTCGTATGATTAGCCATTCTATTTGTGCTTAGACTATCTTGAATAATCCTCCTTTAAGACGAGTGCCATTCTTCTCTTTGCTTATTCCTTTGATGTAGTAATAGTTTTTGGGAACAATATGGAATATACTGACTTGACTAGAAGAGATCGATGGACTACTGAATGATGAACCAATGATTTATGGACGGACTTCGACGTCTTAATAtctactaaattgctttgtttgaTTGCCCACATGACCACATGAACATGAAGGCACAAAAGCAAGGTAGACTGTCCAaccatttctctctcctctttgggCAAAAGGTGACGAGCCCATGAAGAAGAAGGAACAGACAGACACTGATCAGATGAGCACAAAACCAATTCAAACAGGTGTATGTACACCATAGCTTTGTTTACTTCAGTGATATGAATCTTTTATGTGAACACCACCCTGCCAACCATGCATGCATGTACAAGGAAACAATAGCAATTTGGATCATATACATATGGCACCAACACATTCTCCTCCTCTTTCCATCATCAGCACCTAGTGGATTCCCCATTGATGTAGTCCAGAATGGCAATCACTGCAACGACGAAGGCCTGGTCATAGCTTGGTTGCACCACCACAAAGTAGAACTCCTTGCTTGCCATCATCTCCTTCTTCCCTACCTGTGACCATCACAAGGGACAAGTGATTAACATGGGTATGCATTTGACCAAATTATGACTTCTCTTCATAATCTTACCTCAGCCACAACATTTCCTCGTCGATCTCTGATGATACAAGCTCGTTCGAGGAAAGATCCTCGTACCTCAAAATCCCAACTCCTGTTCTTCTTCGGTTCGATGTAGATTCGTGTGGTAGAATTCATCATGATCCTTGATTTTTGTTCTTGGAGGCTGAAAACCAGCTTGCTCGGCAGTTCATAGTCCATCAGGTAACCTCTCCACTGATCGTTGAAGCTAAGCGCTTGCAGAACACCTCCCTAGGAGGGTAAAAAGAGCTGAGATAACACATTCGGAATCATAGCACGAGGATGAAGAGGAAAAGAGATTACCTTCCTACGAATGACGAGCAATGAGTTGCCATCGCCATCCCTGATCACGCACTCACCGCCGACGCCAAGAACACCGCAACCGTCCACCGCGAAAACGATGTGCTGGTTAATGTTCATCACCACAAAGCCTCCTCCATTGATGTTGCGAGGCCTCTTCCTTATCATTAGCACCGTCTGTGAATTGGAGCAAAATGTCTTGCTAACGATAGGGAGTAAAATCGTCGCTCCACCCATGACTTGTTTCTTGAGCAC
Protein-coding sequences here:
- the LOC135605084 gene encoding protein LURP-one-related 6-like, with product MGGATILLPIVSKTFCSNSQTVLMIRKRPRNINGGGFVVMNINQHIVFAVDGCGVLGVGGECVIRDGDGNSLLVIRRKGGVLQALSFNDQWRGYLMDYELPSKLVFSLQEQKSRIMMNSTTRIYIEPKKNRSWDFEVRGSFLERACIIRDRRGNVVAEVGKKEMMASKEFYFVVVQPSYDQAFVVAVIAILDYINGESTRC